A region from the Papio anubis isolate 15944 chromosome 6, Panubis1.0, whole genome shotgun sequence genome encodes:
- the EDN1 gene encoding endothelin-1: MDYLPMIFSLLFVAFQGAPETAVLGAELSTVGGNGGEKPTPSPPWRLRRSKRCSCSSLMDKECVYFCHLDIIWVNTPEHVVPYGLGSPRSKRALENLLPTRATDRENRCQCASQKDKKCWNFCQAGKELRAKDTMEKGWNNHKKGKDCPKLGKKCIYQQLVRGRKIGSSEEHLRQTRTETMRNSVKSSFHDPRLKAKPSREHYVTHNRAHW, translated from the exons ATGGATTATTTGCCCATGATTTTCTCTCTGCTGTTTGTGGCTTTCCAAGGAGCTCCAGAAACAG CGGTCTTAGGCGCTGAGCTCAGCACGGTGGGTGGGAACGGCGGGGAGAAACCCACTCCCAGCCCACCCTGGCGGCTCCGCCGGTCCAAGCGCTGCTCCTGCTCGTCCCTGATGGATAAAGAGTGTGTCTACTTCTGCCACCTGGACATCATTTGGGTCAACACTCCCGA GCACGTTGTTCCATATGGACTGGGAAGCCCTAGGTCCAAACGAGCCTTGGAGAATTTACTTCCCACAAGGGCAACAGACCGTGAGAATAGATGCCAATGTGCTAGCCAGAAAGACAAGAAGTGCTGGAATTTTTGCCAAGCAGGAAAAGAACTCAG GGCCAAAGACACTATGGAGAAAGGTTGGAATAaccataagaaaggaaaagactgTCCCAAGCTTGGGAAAAAGTGTATTTATCAGCAGTTagtgagaggaagaaaaatcGGAAGTTCAGAAGAACACCTAAGGCAAACCAG GACGGAGACCATGAGAAACAGTGTCAAATCATCTTTTCATGATCCCAGGCTGAAAGCCAAGCCCTCCAGAGAGCATTATGTGACCCACAACCGAGCACATTGGTGA